From the genome of Streptomyces xanthophaeus:
ATGTCCGCCCGGACCCGCTCGACCGCGGGCGGCAGCACCGCGTCCGCGTCCATGACGACGATCTCCTCGGCGATGTCCTTGAAGATCGCACGCTTCACCAGGCCGCCCTCGATGACGAGGATGGTGTTCTCGCCGTGCGGCATGTACGCGAGGTCGTACTGGTAGAAGCAGTGCAGCAGCGGCACCAGGTAGGCGCGCAGGTAGTGGCGCAGCCACTCGGCCGGGGGCAGACCCGACTCCGCGATCAGCGCGCCGACGAAGGACTTGCCCTCGGCGTCCACGTGCAGGAGCGAGGCCATGGTGGCGAGGCGCTCGTCGCCCTCGATCCGGTTGACCGGGGACTCGCGCCACAGCGCGGCCAGCATCTTGCGGTACGGGGAGTACCGGTCGGTGGCGCGCTCGTACTGGCGGTGGTGGTAGCCGATCGCCGCGCGCTCGCGGATGATCGAGAAGTCCACCGACTTCAGGACCTCGTCGCCCTCGATCAGCTGGTGCAGCCAGTCGTTGATGGCCGGGGTGGCCTCCATGTAGGCGGCCGACAGTCCTCGCATGAAGCCCATGTTCAGGACCGAGATGGCGGTCTTGACGTAGTGCTTGTGCGGCGCGCTCCGGTTGAAGAACGTGCGGATCGACTGCTGCGCGAGGTACGCGTCCGGGCCCTCGCCCAGCAGCACCAGGCGGCGATTGGCGATCTCGGCCGCGAAGGTGACCGTGGTCTTGTTCCACCACTGCCAGGGGTGCACGGGGAAGAGGTGGAAGTCGGCCAGGTCCAGGCCCAGCGCGGTCATCCGCTCCGCGAAGACGCCGATGGTCTCGTCGCCGAGCTCCTCGCGCATGAAGGAGTCGTGGTCCAGGCCGGCGCCCGCCGTGAAGGTGGAGACGTCCTTGCGGGCGGCGACCCATACGAGGTGGACGGGGCTGGCGGTCTCCGGGGCGTACGAGAGGTACTCGTGCACGCCGAAGCCGAGCCGGCCGTTGTTCGCGACGAAGCAGGGGTGGCCCTCGGTCATGCCCGTCTCGATGTCCTGGAAGGAGGACTTCGCGAGGACGTCGGAGGAGACCTGCGGCTTCGTGTACTTGTAGCCGCTGCCGGCCAGGGTGGAGGAGATCTCCTCCAGGTAGACGGGCAGCACCTCGGGGCTCAGGCCCAGGGACTCGCGCAGCTCGATGTGGAAGTCGAGGGCGTCCAGCTCCAGCTCGGCGCCGTCCCGGTGGCGGGTGATGGAGGCCTCGTCGACCGACCAGTGGTCGA
Proteins encoded in this window:
- a CDS encoding IucA/IucC family protein; this encodes MSLADAVAHLSPELWARANRALVRKGLAEFSHERLLTPESLGDSWYSVRSDDSTVEYRFKAVLHALDHWSVDEASITRHRDGAELELDALDFHIELRESLGLSPEVLPVYLEEISSTLAGSGYKYTKPQVSSDVLAKSSFQDIETGMTEGHPCFVANNGRLGFGVHEYLSYAPETASPVHLVWVAARKDVSTFTAGAGLDHDSFMREELGDETIGVFAERMTALGLDLADFHLFPVHPWQWWNKTTVTFAAEIANRRLVLLGEGPDAYLAQQSIRTFFNRSAPHKHYVKTAISVLNMGFMRGLSAAYMEATPAINDWLHQLIEGDEVLKSVDFSIIRERAAIGYHHRQYERATDRYSPYRKMLAALWRESPVNRIEGDERLATMASLLHVDAEGKSFVGALIAESGLPPAEWLRHYLRAYLVPLLHCFYQYDLAYMPHGENTILVIEGGLVKRAIFKDIAEEIVVMDADAVLPPAVERVRADIPEDMKLLSIFTDVFDCFFRFLGAILADEGICEEDTFWQAVADCGHAYQESMPQLAERFERYDLFAQEFQLSCLNRLQLRNNKQMVDLADPAAALQLIGSLQNPVAAFARR